A genomic window from Streptomyces sp. 846.5 includes:
- a CDS encoding chlorophyllase produces MSESTSPADTAPAPAPVPVLSVGPVVLPAPGRAVDLQVRVSAPVTGSELPVILLSHGHGYSNHLSSLNGYAPLANYWAAQGFVVIQPTHLSSRTLSLPSDTPGAPLYWRSRAEDMSRILDRLDAVEAAVPQLPGRLDRSRIAVAGHSMGGHTASLLLGARLTDPQDGTAVDLADPRIKAGVLLAAPGRGGDALTEFTAENYSFFSTTDFSAMTAPALVVAGDKDASAHLTVRGPEWHTDPYYLSPGPKSLLTLFDAEHGLGGVAGYDVAETTDENPERVSVLQRLSSAYLRTQLYPGDSAWQLALDALAADPDPLGRVESKER; encoded by the coding sequence ATGAGTGAATCGACTTCTCCCGCTGACACCGCACCCGCACCGGCACCCGTTCCCGTCCTCTCGGTCGGTCCGGTGGTGCTGCCCGCTCCCGGCCGAGCCGTGGACCTTCAGGTGCGCGTCTCCGCGCCCGTGACCGGGAGCGAACTGCCGGTGATCCTCCTCTCGCACGGTCATGGCTACTCGAACCACCTCTCCTCCCTGAACGGCTACGCCCCGCTGGCCAACTACTGGGCGGCGCAGGGCTTCGTGGTGATCCAGCCGACGCATCTGAGCTCCCGGACGCTGAGCCTGCCCTCCGACACCCCCGGGGCGCCGCTGTACTGGCGGTCCCGGGCCGAGGACATGAGCCGCATCCTCGACCGGCTCGACGCGGTCGAGGCCGCCGTCCCCCAGCTCCCCGGGCGCCTGGACCGGAGCAGGATCGCGGTGGCCGGCCACTCGATGGGCGGGCACACGGCGAGCCTGCTGCTGGGCGCCAGGCTCACCGATCCGCAGGACGGAACGGCGGTGGACCTGGCCGATCCCCGGATCAAGGCGGGCGTGCTGCTCGCCGCGCCCGGCCGGGGCGGCGACGCCCTCACCGAGTTCACGGCCGAGAACTACTCGTTCTTCTCGACCACGGACTTCTCCGCGATGACGGCGCCCGCGCTGGTCGTCGCCGGCGACAAGGACGCCTCCGCCCACCTGACGGTTCGGGGCCCGGAGTGGCACACCGATCCGTACTACCTCTCCCCGGGGCCCAAGTCGCTGCTCACCCTGTTCGACGCGGAGCACGGGCTCGGCGGGGTCGCCGGGTACGACGTCGCCGAGACCACGGACGAGAACCCCGAGCGGGTGTCCGTGCTCCAGCGGCTCAGCTCGGCCTACCTCCGCACCCAGCTCTACCCCGGCGATTCCGCCTGGCAGCTGGCGCTCGACGCGCTGGCGGCCGACCCCGACCCGCTCGGACGGGTCGAGTCCAAGGAGCGATGA
- a CDS encoding glycosyltransferase family 2 protein: protein MSTPTMEPQPSALTEPRLAPGPDLHGSYAAEVQPAGPYTEPGPRTLWASRLVIALGAAAVAWYQPGPLLSLATLLLGVGFAWIGGWHGRDLRLIALALGVYVSAVDYLSWRLSVLSWTWTGWWIGLPLFLAELHAAVHTVGLHATVWPHRARRVRQDLDPSRLPVFVFVPTVDEGPEVVEATLRGVLAARQRYLAEFPHAAITVVVCNDGGVAGAPCSDAVIDLCRRLGVICVTRTVGGGAKAGNIEHAREQLGAYGDALLVVFDADQIPREHFFLHSLAPMADASVGWVQSGQFYGNRHNPVARWADDQQSLFYRLLCPGKALHDSAFICGTNVVLRAAALDEIGGLPTDSVTEDFAASIRLAPRWHSVYLPEVLAVGLGPVDLPSYLKQQERWARGTLSVLRSHWRDLLLPKEGGLRAQQRFQYGLAVTHYLAGVRDLVFLVAPVLYLTTGTTGVRGATLGSFMAHFVPYYLLAGLAFVHAAWRTTSWRSVVVGFGSFPALIRAAWMTLVGSRGLFTITPKQRTAASPWRTARWHLFGLAACLASLGLAVAVHHSPAYYLAAFWLAYLCLMIGAHLWLVLQDARAARSSTAVEEPPPVVRGEEKPATGSHRRRPRRPLVAVAATVLVAAGGVAVLTTAGAAPLPVVTAPTALPAHPYAGIGSATDAQALSLRQSLGTAFGLQSRTEEVGASFDTAWADSVRAQGGIPWVTLQLSTNGKSSLDSSLTAVNNGIDDAALLSWGSELAHYGHPLYLTVLPEDDRNYAISSAVARGGIPQDSARAWQHIRKLLSEAGADNAALVWNPADPAHDQSYRPAPASIDAVGVTLFEYPGTRWADPATVLAAAAAAHPGKPLLVTASVAGKPALRASWLDHLATAVAARHDIVAVVYQLTGPETDTSSSAAARWSPVTDPLTSAAAARLLHGLSSEDH from the coding sequence ATGAGCACCCCGACCATGGAACCGCAGCCGTCCGCGCTCACCGAACCCAGGCTCGCCCCGGGCCCCGACCTGCACGGCAGCTATGCCGCCGAGGTCCAGCCCGCCGGGCCCTACACCGAACCGGGCCCGCGCACCTTATGGGCCAGTCGCCTGGTCATCGCCTTAGGGGCGGCGGCCGTCGCCTGGTACCAACCGGGCCCGCTGCTGTCGCTGGCCACGCTCCTGCTCGGGGTCGGGTTCGCCTGGATCGGCGGCTGGCACGGGCGCGACCTGCGGCTGATCGCCCTCGCCCTGGGCGTGTACGTCAGCGCCGTCGACTATCTGTCCTGGCGACTGTCGGTGCTGTCATGGACCTGGACCGGCTGGTGGATCGGCCTGCCGCTGTTCCTGGCCGAACTGCACGCCGCCGTCCACACGGTGGGCCTGCACGCCACCGTCTGGCCGCACCGTGCGCGCCGGGTCCGTCAGGACCTGGACCCCTCACGACTGCCGGTGTTCGTGTTCGTCCCCACCGTGGACGAGGGCCCCGAGGTCGTCGAGGCCACCCTGCGCGGGGTCCTCGCCGCCAGGCAGCGCTATCTGGCCGAATTCCCGCACGCCGCCATCACCGTCGTGGTCTGCAACGACGGTGGCGTCGCCGGGGCTCCGTGCAGTGACGCGGTGATCGATCTGTGCCGACGGCTCGGCGTGATCTGCGTGACCCGGACCGTCGGCGGGGGAGCCAAGGCCGGCAACATCGAGCACGCCAGGGAGCAGCTCGGGGCCTACGGCGACGCGCTGCTGGTGGTCTTCGACGCCGACCAGATCCCCCGCGAGCACTTCTTCCTGCACAGCCTGGCGCCGATGGCCGACGCGAGCGTCGGCTGGGTGCAGTCCGGGCAGTTCTACGGCAACCGCCACAACCCCGTCGCCCGCTGGGCCGACGACCAGCAGTCGCTGTTCTACCGGCTGCTGTGCCCCGGCAAGGCCCTGCACGACTCCGCGTTCATCTGCGGCACCAACGTGGTGCTGCGGGCCGCGGCGCTGGACGAGATCGGCGGCCTGCCCACCGACTCCGTCACCGAGGACTTCGCCGCCTCCATCCGGCTGGCGCCGCGCTGGCACAGCGTCTACCTGCCCGAGGTGCTCGCCGTCGGGCTCGGTCCGGTCGACCTGCCCTCCTACCTCAAGCAGCAGGAGCGATGGGCCCGCGGCACCCTGTCGGTGCTCCGCTCGCACTGGCGCGACCTGCTGCTGCCCAAGGAAGGGGGTCTCCGGGCCCAGCAACGGTTCCAGTACGGTCTGGCCGTCACCCACTACCTGGCCGGGGTGCGCGACCTGGTCTTCCTGGTCGCCCCGGTGCTCTATCTGACCACCGGCACCACGGGGGTGCGCGGTGCGACCCTGGGTTCCTTCATGGCCCACTTCGTCCCCTACTACCTGCTGGCCGGCCTCGCCTTCGTGCACGCCGCCTGGCGCACCACCAGCTGGCGCAGTGTCGTCGTCGGCTTCGGCTCCTTCCCGGCACTGATTCGGGCTGCCTGGATGACCCTGGTCGGCAGCCGCGGACTGTTCACCATCACCCCCAAGCAGCGCACCGCCGCCTCGCCCTGGCGCACCGCCCGGTGGCACCTGTTCGGCCTGGCCGCCTGTCTGGCCTCGCTCGGCCTGGCCGTGGCGGTGCACCACTCCCCGGCCTACTACCTGGCCGCCTTCTGGCTCGCCTACCTGTGCCTGATGATCGGCGCGCACCTGTGGCTGGTGCTCCAGGACGCCCGTGCCGCCCGCAGCAGCACCGCAGTCGAGGAACCTCCTCCGGTCGTTCGGGGCGAGGAGAAGCCCGCGACGGGAAGCCATCGCCGCCGGCCCCGCCGCCCGCTGGTGGCGGTTGCCGCCACCGTCCTGGTCGCGGCCGGCGGCGTCGCGGTCCTCACCACGGCCGGCGCCGCCCCGCTCCCCGTGGTGACGGCGCCTACGGCTCTGCCGGCGCACCCGTACGCCGGAATCGGCAGCGCCACCGATGCCCAGGCCCTCTCCCTGCGCCAGAGCCTGGGCACCGCCTTCGGCCTCCAGTCGCGGACCGAGGAGGTCGGCGCGAGCTTCGACACCGCCTGGGCCGATTCGGTACGCGCCCAGGGCGGCATCCCCTGGGTGACGCTGCAGCTGTCCACGAACGGGAAGAGCTCGCTGGACTCGTCGCTCACCGCCGTCAACAACGGTATCGACGACGCCGCGCTGCTGAGCTGGGGCAGTGAACTCGCCCACTACGGCCACCCGCTCTACCTCACCGTGCTCCCGGAGGACGACCGCAACTACGCCATCAGCTCCGCCGTGGCCCGAGGAGGCATCCCGCAGGACTCCGCCCGCGCCTGGCAGCACATCAGAAAGCTGCTCAGCGAGGCCGGTGCAGACAACGCGGCACTGGTCTGGAACCCCGCCGACCCGGCGCACGACCAGTCCTACCGTCCCGCCCCGGCGAGCATCGACGCCGTCGGCGTCACCCTGTTCGAGTATCCCGGCACCCGCTGGGCCGACCCTGCCACCGTGCTGGCCGCCGCCGCGGCAGCGCACCCGGGAAAGCCGCTGCTGGTGACCGCGAGCGTGGCCGGGAAGCCCGCCCTGCGCGCGAGCTGGCTCGACCACCTCGCCACCGCCGTGGCTGCCCGGCACGACATCGTCGCCGTCGTCTACCAGCTCACCGGCCCGGAGACGGACACCAGCTCCAGCGCCGCCGCGCGCTGGTCGCCCGTCACCGACCCTCTCACCAGCGCGGCCGCCGCCCGACTGCTGCACGGGCTGTCCAGTGAGGACCACTGA
- a CDS encoding SgcJ/EcaC family oxidoreductase: protein MNSTADNEKILRGVLDEWKAAVDAHQPERVASNFAEDAIFQGLHPYSVGRQGIADYYASQPIGMAADYRILETRRLADGLVLGYMSVDFSFTDRPTLTLYLSLLVVQTENGWYISHYQVSRLG from the coding sequence ATGAACAGCACAGCGGACAACGAGAAGATCCTTCGTGGCGTCCTCGACGAGTGGAAGGCGGCCGTCGACGCGCACCAGCCGGAGCGGGTCGCGTCCAACTTCGCCGAAGACGCGATCTTCCAGGGTCTCCATCCGTACAGCGTGGGCCGACAGGGCATCGCCGACTACTACGCCTCCCAGCCGATCGGGATGGCCGCCGACTACCGGATCCTGGAGACCAGGCGGCTCGCCGACGGCCTGGTGCTCGGCTATATGAGCGTCGACTTCTCGTTCACCGACCGGCCGACGCTCACCCTCTACCTGAGCCTGCTGGTCGTGCAGACGGAGAACGGCTGGTACATCAGCCACTACCAGGTTTCCAGGCTCGGTTGA
- a CDS encoding glycosyltransferase family 39 protein, with product MITLAPLRRPPATARPSRPHQPAWLVRLPLLCLLVLQTVLSLRLHNSAFQDEALYLYSGHRELDLWLHHTPTYDNYASYFSGAPFLYPVLGALADSVAGLAGARALSLLFMLGTTVLLHGLTRRLFGRPAALLAAVVFALSAPVLFLGRLATYDAMALALLAVAAWTAVRTARLHWSTAVLAGLPLALAGATKYAALLFAPTVVALVVLAAIPERNWWRALLRGLLAVAAAVGGAALVLALAGHTFLVGVRTTTTARVAGTDSAGLLLKLSFEYGGLVLVLAVLGTVLLIRAGSGSTRLTRVLLGTVLTGTALLAPAYQIHLHTLTSLHKHVGFGLFFAAPVAGYGLARIAAVGRYSPRRLGLTLGVCLLAAELGMLQSAQLFRQWPDSTTLEQVLRTQVRPVTGRYLAEESEVPRYYLSDLVQPYQWSGTYFFGYTDKKGAYLTGVPAYRAAITDRYFDLVVLRYGPTAGLDRQIDPALSQGHGYTLVATVNADSSYGQGIWYVWRPTG from the coding sequence GTGATCACTCTCGCCCCGCTGCGCCGTCCGCCCGCGACCGCCAGGCCGAGCCGGCCGCACCAGCCTGCCTGGCTGGTGCGGCTGCCCCTGCTGTGCCTGCTCGTCCTGCAGACGGTCCTCAGCCTGCGCCTGCACAACAGCGCCTTCCAGGACGAGGCCCTGTACCTGTACTCCGGGCACCGGGAGCTCGACCTGTGGCTGCACCACACCCCGACCTACGACAACTACGCCTCCTACTTCTCCGGTGCGCCCTTCCTCTACCCCGTCCTCGGCGCGCTCGCCGACAGCGTCGCCGGACTCGCCGGAGCCCGAGCCCTCAGCCTGCTCTTCATGCTGGGCACGACGGTGCTGCTGCACGGGCTGACCCGCCGTCTGTTCGGGCGCCCGGCCGCCCTGCTGGCCGCGGTCGTCTTCGCCCTCAGCGCGCCCGTGCTGTTCCTGGGACGGCTGGCCACCTACGACGCCATGGCGCTGGCCCTGCTCGCGGTCGCCGCCTGGACCGCGGTGCGCACCGCCCGCCTGCACTGGTCCACGGCCGTCCTTGCCGGCCTGCCGCTGGCCCTGGCCGGTGCCACCAAGTACGCGGCGCTGCTGTTCGCCCCCACCGTGGTGGCCCTGGTCGTGCTGGCCGCCATACCCGAGCGCAACTGGTGGCGGGCACTGCTGCGCGGCCTCCTCGCCGTGGCCGCCGCCGTGGGGGGAGCAGCACTGGTCCTCGCGCTCGCGGGCCACACCTTCCTGGTCGGTGTCCGCACCACCACCACCGCCCGCGTCGCCGGCACCGACTCCGCCGGTCTGCTGCTCAAGCTCTCCTTCGAGTACGGCGGTCTGGTCCTCGTCCTGGCCGTACTCGGGACGGTGCTGCTGATCAGGGCCGGCAGCGGCAGCACCCGGCTGACGCGCGTGCTGCTGGGAACGGTGCTGACCGGTACCGCCCTGCTGGCGCCCGCCTACCAGATCCACCTGCACACGCTCACCTCGCTGCACAAGCATGTCGGCTTCGGGCTGTTCTTCGCGGCGCCCGTCGCCGGCTACGGCCTGGCCCGGATCGCGGCGGTCGGCCGCTACAGCCCCCGTCGCCTGGGGCTGACCCTGGGCGTGTGCCTGCTCGCCGCCGAACTGGGCATGCTGCAGTCCGCGCAGCTGTTCCGCCAGTGGCCCGACTCGACCACCCTGGAACAGGTGCTGCGCACCCAGGTCCGCCCGGTCACCGGTCGCTACCTCGCCGAGGAGTCGGAGGTTCCCCGTTACTACCTGTCGGACCTGGTCCAGCCGTACCAGTGGAGCGGAACCTACTTCTTCGGCTACACCGACAAGAAGGGCGCCTACCTGACCGGCGTCCCCGCGTACCGCGCCGCCATCACGGACCGCTACTTCGACCTGGTGGTCCTGCGCTACGGCCCGACGGCGGGCCTGGACCGCCAGATCGACCCGGCCCTGTCCCAGGGGCACGGCTACACCCTGGTCGCCACCGTGAACGCGGACAGCAGCTACGGCCAGGGGATCTGGTACGTCTGGCGGCCCACTGGGTGA
- a CDS encoding IS110 family transposase: MSRIWAGIDSGKTHHHCVVLDTDGAKLLSRRVANDEPELLQLLADVLALADQVTWAVDMADGGAALLIALLVNHEQELLYIPGRAVNRATDGYRGEGKTDARDALVIADQARIRRDLKPMRPSDEASIELRLFTNRRTDLVCDRTRAVNRLRGMLTSMFPGLERALELTNTGPLVLLSGYQTPDAIRRLGAARLAKWLRARKVRGAEALAAAAVEAAERQRTAVPGEGTLAAMVRTLTEEVVALNGKIAEIDKLIEGRFRQHELAEVITSMPGIGSLLGAEFLAAVGSDMDSFANPDRLAAFAGLAPAPRDSGKTSGNLHRPQQYHRGLQRVFYTSALISIRCDPNSRRFYDRKRAEGKRHTQAVIALARRRVNVFWALIRDRRCYQVAPPVTAVA; this comes from the coding sequence ATGAGCCGAATATGGGCCGGGATCGACAGCGGCAAGACCCACCACCACTGCGTGGTGCTGGACACCGACGGCGCCAAGCTGCTGTCCCGACGGGTGGCCAACGACGAACCGGAGCTCCTCCAACTCCTCGCCGACGTCCTCGCCCTGGCAGACCAGGTCACCTGGGCGGTGGACATGGCCGACGGCGGGGCCGCCCTGCTGATCGCTCTGCTGGTCAACCACGAACAGGAGCTGCTCTACATCCCCGGGCGGGCGGTCAACCGGGCCACTGACGGCTACCGCGGCGAAGGCAAAACCGATGCCCGCGACGCGCTGGTCATCGCGGACCAGGCCCGCATCCGCCGGGACCTGAAGCCGATGCGCCCCAGCGACGAGGCGAGCATCGAACTGCGCCTGTTCACCAATCGGCGCACCGACCTGGTCTGCGACCGAACTCGCGCGGTCAACCGCCTGCGGGGCATGCTGACCAGCATGTTCCCCGGTTTGGAGCGCGCTCTGGAGCTGACCAACACGGGGCCGCTGGTGCTGCTGAGCGGATATCAGACCCCGGACGCGATCCGGCGCCTGGGGGCGGCCCGGCTCGCGAAGTGGTTGCGTGCCCGCAAGGTTCGCGGCGCCGAGGCCCTGGCCGCTGCCGCGGTCGAGGCCGCTGAGCGCCAGCGCACCGCGGTTCCCGGCGAGGGGACCCTCGCCGCGATGGTGCGCACGCTCACAGAGGAGGTGGTGGCTCTCAACGGGAAGATCGCGGAGATCGACAAGCTCATCGAGGGCCGGTTTCGCCAGCACGAGCTCGCCGAGGTGATCACCAGCATGCCCGGCATCGGTTCCCTTCTCGGAGCCGAGTTTCTGGCCGCCGTGGGCAGTGACATGGACTCCTTCGCGAACCCGGACCGCCTCGCGGCGTTCGCCGGCCTGGCACCGGCACCACGCGACTCCGGAAAGACCAGCGGCAACCTGCACCGCCCTCAGCAGTACCACCGCGGCCTGCAGCGCGTCTTCTACACCTCCGCGCTCATCAGCATCCGCTGCGACCCCAACTCGCGCCGCTTCTACGACCGCAAGCGCGCAGAGGGCAAGCGCCATACCCAGGCCGTCATCGCCCTGGCCCGCCGACGCGTCAACGTCTTCTGGGCTCTGATCCGTGACCGACGGTGCTACCAAGTTGCACCGCCAGTCACCGCAGTTGCTTGA
- a CDS encoding IS110 family transposase, protein MDVVHERVAALDVSKKDAKVCVRVPGARKGTFTREVTTWGSMTGQVLELREFLLDKNVTLVVMEATGDYWKQFYYLLEDALPVQLVNAAHAKNLPGRKSDVNDAQWLAQLAAHGLLRGSLVPPPPVRELRDLTRLRSKLTNDRSKEHQRLEKLLEDAGVKLSVVATDILGVSGRLMLGALCAGTAGPEAMAELAKGRMRSKIPELREALTGRFTSHHAFLTRLHLQVIDGFDAAIAELEARIEVVMEPFRPLIDLLLTMPGIGEKTAQVMVAEAGAVIDCFPSAACFASWAGLAPGSNQSGPKTKPARTRHGNTYLKGALGIAALSVSRSRGTFLSARYHRIATRRGPMRALVATEHSMATAMWHMLTQGVPYLELGGDYYTRRDPERAKARITAQAEALGLAVTFSPIEPDTASQ, encoded by the coding sequence ATGGACGTCGTCCACGAGCGCGTCGCCGCGCTGGACGTCAGCAAGAAGGACGCCAAGGTGTGCGTCCGGGTCCCCGGCGCGCGCAAGGGGACCTTCACCAGGGAGGTGACCACCTGGGGGTCGATGACCGGCCAGGTCCTCGAACTGCGTGAGTTCCTCCTGGACAAGAACGTGACGCTGGTCGTCATGGAGGCGACCGGCGACTACTGGAAGCAGTTCTACTACCTTCTGGAGGACGCACTGCCAGTGCAGTTGGTCAACGCGGCCCACGCGAAGAACCTGCCCGGCCGCAAGAGCGACGTGAACGACGCCCAGTGGCTGGCTCAACTCGCAGCCCACGGGCTGCTGCGCGGCTCACTGGTGCCGCCGCCACCCGTGCGTGAACTGCGCGACCTGACCCGCCTGCGCTCCAAGCTGACCAACGACCGCTCCAAGGAGCACCAGCGGCTGGAGAAGCTCCTGGAGGACGCGGGCGTCAAACTGTCCGTGGTGGCCACCGACATCCTCGGCGTCTCCGGTCGGCTCATGCTCGGGGCCCTGTGTGCGGGCACGGCCGGCCCCGAGGCGATGGCCGAGCTGGCCAAGGGCCGCATGCGCTCGAAGATCCCCGAGCTGCGCGAGGCCCTGACCGGCCGCTTCACCAGCCACCACGCCTTCCTGACCCGCCTGCACCTGCAAGTAATCGACGGCTTCGATGCGGCCATCGCCGAACTGGAGGCACGGATCGAGGTGGTGATGGAGCCCTTTCGCCCCCTGATCGACCTCCTGCTGACCATGCCCGGTATCGGCGAGAAGACCGCGCAGGTGATGGTCGCCGAGGCCGGTGCGGTCATCGACTGCTTCCCCAGCGCCGCATGCTTCGCGTCCTGGGCCGGACTCGCCCCCGGCTCCAACCAGTCAGGGCCGAAGACCAAACCCGCCAGGACCAGACATGGCAACACCTACCTCAAGGGCGCCCTCGGCATCGCAGCGCTGTCCGTCTCCCGCTCCCGCGGCACGTTCCTCAGCGCCCGCTATCACCGCATAGCCACCCGCCGAGGCCCGATGAGAGCCCTGGTCGCCACCGAGCACTCCATGGCCACGGCGATGTGGCACATGCTCACCCAGGGCGTGCCCTACCTCGAACTCGGCGGCGACTACTACACCCGCCGCGACCCCGAACGCGCCAAGGCCCGCATCACCGCCCAGGCAGAGGCCCTCGGGCTCGCCGTCACCTTCAGCCCCATCGAGCCCGACACCGCTTCCCAATGA